A region of Streptomyces sp. WMMC500 DNA encodes the following proteins:
- a CDS encoding sugar phosphate isomerase/epimerase family protein, producing MSPGQPPGGPARLSLNQETIRQWSLPELADGCTAAGVRGVGLWRAPVQEFGVEAAAKLFRAAGLTVTSLCRGGFFTTDDPGERATALDDNRRAIDEAATLGTDTLVLVSGGLPAGSRDLYGARERIADALGTLAPYAAERAVRLAIEPLHPMYAADRCVVSTLAQSLDLAERFPADRVGVVVDTYHLWWDDTVAAQITRAGESGRIAAFQLADWVTPLPEGVLLGRGQLGDGSVDLRWFRERLDEAGYAGFIEVEIFNPGLWARDGAEVLAEIVERYERLVVR from the coding sequence GTGAGCCCCGGACAGCCGCCCGGCGGGCCGGCCCGCCTCAGCCTCAACCAGGAGACCATCAGGCAGTGGTCGCTCCCCGAACTCGCGGACGGCTGCACCGCGGCCGGGGTGCGCGGCGTGGGGCTGTGGCGGGCGCCCGTGCAGGAGTTCGGGGTGGAGGCCGCAGCGAAGCTCTTCCGCGCCGCCGGTCTGACGGTGACGAGCCTGTGCCGCGGCGGGTTCTTCACCACAGATGATCCGGGGGAGCGCGCCACCGCCCTCGACGACAACCGGCGCGCCATCGACGAGGCGGCCACCCTGGGCACGGACACGCTCGTGCTCGTCTCCGGCGGCCTGCCGGCGGGCAGTCGCGATCTGTACGGCGCACGGGAGCGCATCGCGGACGCGCTGGGCACCCTCGCGCCGTACGCGGCGGAGCGCGCCGTGCGGCTGGCGATCGAGCCGCTGCACCCGATGTACGCCGCCGACCGGTGTGTGGTCTCCACGCTGGCCCAGTCGCTGGACCTGGCCGAGCGCTTCCCCGCGGACCGGGTGGGCGTGGTGGTGGACACGTACCACCTCTGGTGGGACGACACCGTCGCGGCACAGATCACGCGTGCGGGGGAGTCCGGCCGGATCGCGGCCTTCCAACTGGCGGACTGGGTGACGCCGCTGCCGGAGGGGGTGCTGCTGGGCCGCGGGCAACTGGGCGACGGAAGCGTCGACCTGCGCTGGTTCCGGGAGCGGTTGGACGAGGCGGGGTACGCGGGCTTCATCGAGGTCGAGATCTTCAACCCGGGGCTGTGGGCGCGCGACGGGGCGGAGGTGCTCGCGGAGATCGTCGAACGGTACGAGCGGCTGGTCGTGCGCTGA
- a CDS encoding dihydrodipicolinate synthase family protein, protein MRLPRPGGALEAYEPRAEPSSALATGGPRPSCRTVFAAAHVVADPYADAGPGDPDSPAAVDWDATLAFRRHLWSHGLAVAEAMDTAQRGMGLDWPRAAELIRRSAAEARAHGGRVACGAGTDQLAPSSAVLADVRAAYEEQLALVEDAGAQAVLMASRALAACARGPEDYVEIYGALLRQAREPVILHWLGDMFDPALAGYWGSSDLNAATDTFLEVIAQHPDKVDGVKVSLLDASREVGLRRRLPRGVRCYTGDDFHYPELIEGDEHGFSHALLGVFDPLAPLAAEAVRTLDTGDAAGFRKVLDPTVPLARHLFEAPTRFYKTGVVFLAWLGGHQSHFTMVGGQQSARSLPHLARAYELADALGLFPDPQLAARRMTSFLAVHGVAL, encoded by the coding sequence ATGAGGCTGCCCAGGCCGGGGGGCGCGCTGGAGGCGTACGAACCGCGCGCGGAGCCCTCCTCGGCGCTCGCCACCGGCGGCCCGCGCCCCTCCTGCCGTACGGTCTTCGCCGCCGCGCACGTCGTCGCCGACCCGTACGCCGACGCCGGACCCGGCGACCCGGACAGCCCCGCCGCGGTCGACTGGGACGCCACCCTCGCCTTCCGGCGCCACCTGTGGTCCCACGGTCTCGCCGTCGCCGAGGCCATGGACACCGCGCAGCGCGGCATGGGCCTGGACTGGCCCCGCGCCGCCGAGCTGATCCGCCGCTCGGCCGCCGAGGCCAGGGCCCACGGCGGCCGCGTGGCGTGCGGCGCGGGCACCGACCAGCTCGCGCCTTCGAGCGCCGTGCTCGCCGACGTGCGGGCGGCGTACGAGGAGCAGCTCGCCCTCGTCGAGGACGCCGGCGCCCAGGCGGTGCTGATGGCCTCCCGCGCGCTGGCGGCGTGCGCCCGCGGGCCCGAGGACTACGTGGAGATCTACGGTGCGCTGCTGCGGCAGGCGCGCGAGCCGGTGATCCTGCACTGGCTGGGGGACATGTTCGACCCGGCGCTCGCCGGCTACTGGGGCAGTTCCGATCTGAACGCCGCCACCGACACCTTTCTGGAGGTCATCGCCCAGCACCCGGACAAGGTCGACGGCGTCAAGGTCTCCCTCCTCGACGCCTCCCGCGAGGTCGGCCTCCGTCGCCGGCTGCCCCGGGGGGTGCGCTGCTACACCGGCGACGACTTCCACTACCCCGAGCTGATCGAGGGCGACGAGCACGGTTTCAGCCACGCTCTCCTCGGTGTCTTCGACCCGCTCGCCCCACTGGCCGCCGAGGCGGTACGCACCCTCGACACCGGCGACGCGGCCGGCTTCCGCAAGGTCCTGGACCCGACCGTGCCGCTCGCCCGCCACCTCTTCGAGGCCCCGACGCGCTTCTACAAGACGGGCGTCGTGTTCCTGGCCTGGCTGGGCGGTCACCAGAGTCACTTCACCATGGTCGGCGGGCAGCAGTCGGCCCGCTCCCTGCCGCACCTCGCGCGCGCGTACGAACTGGCCGACGCGCTCGGCCTGTTCCCCGACCCGCAGCTTGCCGCGCGGCGCATGACCTCCTTTCTCGCCGTCCACGGAGTCGCCCTGTGA
- a CDS encoding heavy-metal-associated domain-containing protein, translating to MSAQTSVTTVYKVSGMTCGHCEGAVSAEVSGLDGVSSAKASAAAGEVTVTSVAPLDEEKVRAAVDEAGYELVGRA from the coding sequence ATGAGCGCTCAGACCTCCGTCACCACCGTCTACAAGGTCTCCGGCATGACCTGCGGCCACTGCGAGGGCGCCGTGAGCGCCGAGGTCTCCGGGCTCGACGGGGTCTCCTCGGCCAAGGCCTCGGCGGCCGCCGGCGAGGTGACCGTCACCTCCGTCGCCCCGCTCGACGAGGAGAAGGTGCGCGCCGCGGTCGACGAGGCCGGGTACGAACTGGTCGGCCGGGCCTGA
- a CDS encoding LacI family DNA-binding transcriptional regulator: MAVTLADVAARARVSAATVSRVLSGNYPVAEATRARVLAAVDELDYVINGPASALAAATSDLVGVLVNDVADPFFGIMASAVQSELGSEKLAVVCNTGGSPERELTYLTLLLRQRAAAVVITGSAVETPEYAAASAAKVGRLAANGTQVVLLGRPASAAPEGSAFAVEFGNREGGRRLTEHLVTLGHRRIGYVAGPADRTTTRHRLEGHRAALAAHGLGGDAGELGRLTVHGPYTRQSGYDGALELLDREPGLTAVVGSNDAVALGICAALREKGLDIPGDVSVAGFDDLPFSADATPALTTVRLPLQEAAARAARLALGREESPAGGRYMVPAELVARASTAAPRA, encoded by the coding sequence ATGGCAGTCACCCTCGCGGACGTCGCGGCACGCGCCCGCGTCTCCGCCGCGACCGTCTCCCGGGTGCTCAGCGGCAACTACCCGGTGGCCGAGGCCACCCGCGCGCGGGTACTCGCCGCCGTGGACGAGCTGGACTACGTCATCAACGGCCCCGCGAGCGCGCTCGCCGCCGCCACCTCCGACCTCGTCGGCGTCCTCGTCAACGACGTCGCCGACCCCTTCTTCGGCATCATGGCCAGCGCCGTGCAGTCCGAGCTGGGCAGCGAGAAGCTCGCCGTCGTCTGCAACACCGGCGGCTCCCCGGAGCGCGAGCTGACCTACCTCACGCTCCTGCTGCGCCAGCGCGCCGCCGCCGTGGTGATCACCGGAAGCGCCGTCGAGACGCCCGAGTACGCCGCGGCCAGCGCGGCCAAGGTGGGCCGGCTCGCGGCGAACGGCACCCAGGTCGTGCTCCTCGGCCGGCCCGCGAGCGCCGCGCCCGAGGGCTCCGCCTTCGCCGTCGAGTTCGGCAACCGCGAGGGCGGGCGGCGGCTCACCGAGCACCTCGTGACCCTCGGCCACCGCCGCATCGGCTACGTCGCGGGCCCCGCCGACCGCACCACCACCCGGCACCGCCTCGAAGGCCACCGCGCCGCGCTCGCCGCCCACGGCCTCGGCGGCGACGCCGGCGAGCTCGGCCGGCTGACGGTGCACGGCCCGTACACGCGGCAGTCCGGCTACGACGGCGCGCTCGAACTGCTGGACCGCGAGCCGGGGCTGACGGCCGTCGTCGGCTCGAACGACGCGGTGGCGCTGGGCATCTGCGCGGCGCTGCGGGAGAAGGGGCTCGACATCCCCGGCGACGTGTCGGTGGCGGGCTTCGACGACCTGCCGTTCAGCGCGGACGCGACGCCGGCGCTGACCACGGTGCGGCTGCCGCTGCAGGAGGCGGCGGCCCGGGCGGCGCGGCTGGCGCTGGGGCGGGAGGAGTCGCCGGCGGGCGGGCGCTACATGGTGCCGGCGGAGCTGGTGGCGCGGGCGTCGACCGCGGCGCCGCGGGCGTAG
- a CDS encoding TetR/AcrR family transcriptional regulator — MANPAPAAGGHPADRPPRRRQARGERRAQQLLDAADAVFARSGYAATSTNAIAREAGVSPGTLYQFFPNKAALAVELGRRYNRALQEKHSAAFTPANVALPLAAMLDAAVDPVIDFCTANPGFAVLLQSTDAPDLVAEEREPVHAAAVAAVEDMLTHRAPELSPAEVSLSATMSLGIFKGGLELYMTADAAERKAYRKEIKRALFGYLAPIVGTAAVPRGD; from the coding sequence GTGGCGAACCCAGCGCCGGCCGCCGGCGGGCATCCCGCCGACCGGCCGCCCCGTCGCAGGCAGGCACGCGGCGAGCGGCGCGCGCAGCAGTTGCTCGACGCCGCGGACGCCGTGTTCGCACGCAGCGGATACGCCGCCACGTCCACGAACGCCATCGCCCGCGAGGCCGGCGTCTCCCCCGGCACGCTGTACCAGTTCTTTCCGAACAAGGCGGCGCTGGCCGTCGAGTTGGGCCGCCGCTACAACCGCGCGCTCCAGGAGAAGCACAGCGCGGCCTTCACCCCCGCCAACGTCGCGCTTCCGCTCGCCGCGATGCTCGACGCCGCCGTCGACCCGGTGATCGACTTCTGCACCGCCAACCCCGGCTTCGCGGTGCTGCTGCAGAGCACGGACGCCCCGGACCTGGTCGCGGAGGAGCGCGAGCCGGTGCACGCGGCGGCCGTGGCAGCCGTCGAGGACATGCTCACCCACCGCGCCCCGGAGCTCTCACCCGCCGAAGTCTCCCTCAGCGCCACCATGTCGCTGGGCATCTTCAAGGGGGGCCTGGAGCTGTACATGACCGCCGACGCCGCCGAACGGAAGGCGTACCGCAAGGAGATCAAGCGGGCCCTGTTCGGCTACCTCGCCCCCATCGTCGGCACCGCCGCCGTACCCCGCGGGGACTGA
- a CDS encoding ATP-dependent RecD-like DNA helicase, giving the protein MTQLAVVEGVLERITYANEDNGYTVARVDTGRGGGDLLTVVGALLGAQPGESLRMEGRWGSHPQYGKQFSVENYRTVLPATVQGIRRYLGSGLIKGIGPRIAERIVDHFGVDTLDVIEQDPARLVEVPGLGPKRTKLIGAAWEEQKAIKEVMLFLQGVGVSTSIAVRIYKSYGDASISVVKNEPYRLAADVWGIGFLTADRIARSVGIPHDSPERVKAGLQYALSQSSDQGNCFLPEQQLITEAVKLLQVDTGLVIECLDELVKEEGVVRETVPGPGGEEDVRGIYLVPFHRAEVSLAAQLLRLLRTERDRMPAFQDVDWGRALTWLGGRTGAELAPEQEQAVRLALTEKVAVLTGGPGCGKSFTVRSIVELARAKRAKVVMAAPTGRAAKRLAELTGAEASTVHRLLELKPGGDAAYDRDRPLDADLVVVDEASMLDLLLANKLAKAVPPGAHLLLVGDVDQLPSVGAGEVLRDLLADGGPVPRVRLTRIFRQAQQSGVVTNAHRINSGVQPLTQGLADFFLFAEDDTEAAGRLTVDVAARRIPAKFGLDPRRDVQVLAPMHRGPAGAGVLNGLLQEAVTPGRPGLGEKRFGGRTFRVGDKVTQIRNNYEKGRNGVFNGTVGVVTALDTVEQRLTVLTDEDEEVPYDFDELDELTHAYAVTIHRSQGSEYPAVVIPVTTGAWMMLQRNLLYTAVTRAKKLVVLVGSRRALGQAVRTVSAGRRCTALDHRLRGRVGLP; this is encoded by the coding sequence ATGACGCAACTGGCCGTGGTGGAGGGAGTCCTCGAGCGGATCACGTACGCCAACGAGGACAACGGGTACACGGTCGCCCGCGTCGACACCGGCCGCGGCGGCGGCGATCTGCTCACGGTCGTCGGGGCCCTGCTCGGCGCCCAGCCGGGTGAGTCGCTGCGCATGGAGGGCCGCTGGGGCTCCCACCCGCAGTACGGCAAACAGTTCAGCGTGGAGAACTACCGGACGGTCCTCCCGGCCACCGTCCAGGGCATCCGGCGCTATCTCGGCTCCGGGCTGATCAAGGGCATCGGCCCGCGCATCGCCGAGCGCATCGTCGACCACTTCGGTGTCGACACGCTCGACGTCATCGAGCAGGATCCCGCCCGGCTCGTCGAGGTTCCGGGCCTCGGCCCCAAGCGGACGAAGCTGATCGGCGCCGCCTGGGAGGAGCAGAAGGCCATCAAGGAGGTCATGCTCTTCCTCCAGGGCGTCGGCGTCTCCACGTCCATCGCCGTGCGGATCTACAAGTCGTACGGGGACGCCTCCATCTCCGTGGTGAAGAACGAGCCGTACCGGCTGGCGGCCGACGTCTGGGGCATCGGCTTCCTCACCGCCGACCGCATCGCCCGGTCCGTCGGCATCCCGCACGACAGCCCCGAGCGGGTCAAGGCCGGCCTGCAGTACGCGCTGTCGCAGTCCTCCGACCAGGGCAACTGCTTCCTGCCCGAGCAGCAGCTCATCACCGAGGCGGTCAAGCTGCTGCAGGTCGACACGGGCCTGGTCATCGAATGCCTGGACGAGCTGGTGAAGGAGGAGGGCGTCGTCCGCGAGACGGTGCCCGGGCCGGGCGGCGAGGAGGACGTGCGGGGGATCTACCTCGTGCCGTTCCACCGCGCGGAGGTCTCCCTGGCCGCCCAGTTGCTGCGGCTGCTGCGCACCGAGCGGGACCGGATGCCTGCCTTCCAGGACGTCGACTGGGGCCGGGCGCTGACCTGGCTCGGCGGTCGCACCGGCGCGGAGCTGGCGCCCGAGCAGGAGCAGGCGGTCCGGCTGGCGCTGACGGAGAAGGTCGCGGTGCTGACCGGCGGCCCCGGCTGCGGCAAGTCCTTCACCGTCCGCTCGATCGTGGAGCTGGCCCGGGCCAAGCGGGCGAAGGTGGTGATGGCGGCGCCGACCGGCCGCGCGGCCAAGCGGCTGGCGGAGCTCACCGGTGCCGAGGCGTCCACGGTCCACCGGCTGCTGGAGCTCAAGCCGGGCGGCGACGCCGCGTACGACCGGGACCGGCCGCTCGACGCCGACCTGGTCGTCGTCGACGAAGCCTCGATGCTCGACCTGCTGCTGGCGAACAAGCTGGCGAAGGCCGTGCCGCCGGGGGCGCACCTGCTGCTCGTCGGGGACGTCGACCAACTGCCGTCCGTCGGCGCCGGGGAGGTGCTGCGCGACCTGCTGGCCGACGGTGGTCCGGTGCCCCGGGTCCGGCTGACCCGGATCTTCCGGCAGGCACAGCAGTCCGGCGTGGTGACCAACGCGCACCGCATCAACTCCGGGGTTCAGCCCCTCACCCAGGGTCTCGCCGACTTCTTCCTCTTCGCCGAGGACGACACCGAGGCCGCCGGCCGGCTCACGGTGGACGTGGCGGCCCGCCGGATTCCGGCCAAGTTCGGCCTCGACCCGCGCCGCGACGTGCAGGTCCTCGCCCCCATGCACCGCGGCCCCGCGGGCGCGGGCGTGCTCAACGGGCTGCTCCAGGAGGCCGTCACCCCCGGTCGTCCGGGGCTCGGCGAGAAGCGCTTCGGCGGCCGTACGTTCCGCGTCGGCGACAAGGTCACGCAGATACGGAACAACTACGAGAAGGGGCGCAACGGGGTCTTCAACGGCACCGTCGGCGTCGTCACCGCCCTGGACACCGTCGAGCAGCGGCTGACGGTGCTCACGGACGAGGACGAGGAGGTGCCGTACGACTTCGACGAACTGGACGAGCTGACGCACGCCTACGCCGTCACCATCCACCGCTCGCAGGGCAGCGAGTATCCGGCGGTGGTGATCCCCGTCACCACCGGCGCCTGGATGATGCTCCAGCGGAACCTGCTGTACACGGCCGTGACCCGGGCCAAGAAGCTGGTCGTGCTGGTCGGCTCCCGCAGGGCCCTGGGGCAGGCGGTGCGGACCGTCTCCGCAGGCCGGCGCTGTACGGCGCTGGACCATCGGCTGCGTGGCCGAGTAGGTCTCCCCTGA
- a CDS encoding MerR family transcriptional regulator — protein sequence MTDSLWSYKEIAAHIGVQTETVRSYRKHGMLPAPDLVEHGKPYWYPDTVRAWVAQRPSSRGRR from the coding sequence ATGACGGACAGCCTGTGGTCGTACAAGGAGATCGCCGCGCACATCGGCGTTCAGACCGAGACCGTGCGGTCGTACCGGAAGCACGGGATGCTGCCTGCGCCCGACCTCGTCGAGCACGGCAAGCCCTACTGGTACCCCGACACGGTGCGCGCATGGGTCGCCCAGAGGCCTAGCAGCCGCGGCCGCCGTTGA
- a CDS encoding DUF937 domain-containing protein → MRDKPLHKAVLDDLGPEQLHQVADELGTGSRGAKRVVGETVAALTGSLAEEAASPHGAHEVEQALDEAQEAVPAGPGVRRVKGSPALAGAVPFSGGALGGGMLATIVGRTSMPVARAVSQRTGIPMAQVSRALKILTPIAMAAVSRAAQNREVRADGLAEMLTAERQATRRPGGALGALARLFGGGQSYGGGRHRA, encoded by the coding sequence ATGAGGGACAAACCACTCCACAAGGCTGTCCTGGACGACCTCGGTCCGGAGCAGTTGCACCAGGTTGCCGACGAACTGGGCACCGGCAGCCGGGGCGCGAAGCGGGTCGTCGGCGAGACCGTCGCCGCCCTCACCGGCTCGCTCGCCGAGGAGGCCGCTTCCCCGCACGGGGCACACGAGGTCGAGCAGGCGCTCGACGAGGCGCAGGAGGCGGTCCCGGCGGGACCCGGCGTGCGCCGGGTGAAGGGCTCGCCCGCTCTCGCCGGGGCCGTGCCGTTCTCCGGAGGTGCACTCGGCGGCGGCATGCTGGCGACCATCGTCGGCAGGACGAGCATGCCCGTGGCCCGCGCGGTCTCGCAGCGCACGGGCATCCCGATGGCGCAGGTGTCCCGGGCGCTGAAGATCCTCACGCCGATCGCGATGGCCGCCGTCTCGCGGGCCGCCCAGAACCGCGAGGTCCGGGCGGACGGGCTGGCCGAGATGCTCACGGCGGAGCGGCAGGCGACCCGCAGGCCGGGCGGGGCGCTCGGCGCGCTGGCGCGGCTGTTCGGCGGCGGTCAGTCGTACGGCGGCGGGCGCCACCGCGCCTGA
- a CDS encoding Gfo/Idh/MocA family oxidoreductase: MPRRTLRIAMNGVTGRMGYRQHLVRSILAIREEGGLDLGGGDVLWPEPVLVGRREHALADIARRHDLPEYTTDLDAVLADDSVELYFDAQVTSAREEAVKKAVAAGKHVYVEKPTATSASAALELARMAQGAGIKHGVVQDKLFLPGLLKLKRLIDGGFFGRILSVRGEFGYWVFEGDWQPAQRPSWNYRAQDGGGMVLDMFPHWEYILHELFGRVRSVQAHVTTHMPRRWDEHGRAYEATADDAAYGIFELTAPGGPVVAQINSSWTVRVHRDELVEFQVDGTEGSAVAGLRGCRVQHRAATPKPVWNPDLPVSEAFRDQWQEVPDNAGPAGFPNGFRAQWELFLRHLALDEPYHWDLLAGARGVQLAELGLRAAAEGRRVEVPELVR, from the coding sequence ATGCCACGTAGGACGCTGCGTATCGCCATGAACGGCGTCACCGGGCGGATGGGGTATCGACAGCACCTCGTCCGGTCGATTCTTGCCATCCGCGAGGAGGGCGGGCTGGATCTCGGCGGCGGCGACGTGCTGTGGCCCGAGCCGGTTCTGGTGGGCCGCAGGGAGCACGCGCTGGCGGACATCGCCCGCCGGCACGACCTGCCGGAGTACACCACCGATCTCGACGCCGTACTCGCGGACGACTCCGTGGAGCTGTACTTCGACGCCCAGGTCACCTCTGCCCGCGAGGAAGCGGTGAAGAAGGCCGTCGCGGCCGGGAAGCACGTCTACGTGGAGAAGCCGACGGCCACCTCCGCCTCCGCCGCCCTCGAACTCGCCCGGATGGCGCAGGGCGCGGGCATCAAGCACGGCGTGGTGCAGGACAAGCTCTTCCTGCCGGGTCTGCTGAAACTCAAGCGCCTCATCGACGGGGGCTTCTTCGGCCGCATCCTGTCGGTCCGCGGCGAGTTCGGCTACTGGGTCTTCGAGGGCGACTGGCAGCCCGCCCAGCGGCCCTCCTGGAACTACCGCGCCCAGGACGGCGGCGGGATGGTGCTCGACATGTTCCCGCACTGGGAGTACATCCTGCACGAGCTCTTCGGCCGGGTGCGCAGCGTGCAGGCACACGTCACCACACACATGCCGCGCCGCTGGGACGAGCACGGCCGGGCGTACGAGGCGACGGCCGACGACGCGGCGTACGGGATCTTCGAACTGACCGCGCCCGGCGGCCCCGTCGTGGCGCAGATCAACTCCTCCTGGACGGTCCGCGTCCACCGCGACGAGCTGGTCGAGTTCCAGGTCGACGGCACCGAGGGCTCCGCCGTCGCGGGCCTGCGCGGCTGCCGCGTGCAGCACCGGGCGGCGACGCCGAAGCCGGTGTGGAACCCGGACCTGCCGGTCTCCGAGGCGTTCCGCGACCAGTGGCAGGAGGTCCCCGACAACGCCGGTCCCGCCGGGTTCCCCAACGGCTTCCGCGCCCAGTGGGAGCTGTTCCTGCGGCATCTGGCGCTCGACGAGCCGTACCACTGGGACCTCCTCGCCGGCGCGCGCGGTGTGCAGCTCGCCGAGCTGGGGCTGAGGGCCGCCGCGGAAGGACGGCGCGTCGAGGTGCCGGAGCTGGTCCGGTGA
- a CDS encoding citrate synthase — MSDKSAVLRYGDGEYTFPIVDSTVGDTGVDIGKLRSQTGLVTLDSGYGNTAAYKSAITYLDGEQGILRYRGYPIEQLAERSTFLEVAYLLINGELPSVDELSVFKGEITRHTLLHEDVKRFYDGFPRDAHPMAMLSSVVSALSTFYQDSHNPFDEQQRHLSTIRLLAKLPTIAAYAYKKSVGHPVVYPRNDLGYVENFLRMTFSVPAAEYELDPVVVSALDKLLILHADHEQNCSTSTVRLVGSSQANLFASISAGISALWGPLHGGANQSVLEMLEGIQATGGDVDTFIRKVKNKEDGVKLMGFGHRVYKNFDPRAKIIKAAAHDVLSALGKSDELLDIALKLEEHALADDYFVERKLYPNVDFYTGLIYRAMGFPTEMFTVLFALGRLPGWVAQWHEMIKEPGSRIGRPRQIYTGEVVRDFVPVEER; from the coding sequence GTGAGCGACAAATCTGCAGTACTTCGGTACGGCGACGGCGAGTACACCTTCCCGATCGTCGACAGCACCGTCGGTGACACCGGCGTCGACATCGGAAAGCTGCGCTCCCAGACCGGGCTGGTGACCCTGGACAGCGGCTACGGCAACACTGCGGCGTACAAGTCGGCCATCACCTATCTGGACGGCGAGCAGGGGATTCTGCGTTACCGCGGCTACCCCATCGAACAGCTCGCCGAGCGCAGCACTTTCCTGGAAGTCGCCTACCTGCTGATCAACGGTGAGCTGCCCAGCGTCGACGAGCTGTCGGTGTTCAAGGGCGAGATCACCCGCCACACCCTCCTGCACGAGGACGTCAAGCGCTTCTACGACGGCTTCCCGCGGGACGCACACCCGATGGCGATGCTGTCCTCCGTGGTCAGCGCGCTGTCGACCTTCTACCAGGACAGCCACAACCCCTTCGACGAACAGCAGCGCCACCTGTCGACGATCCGGCTGCTGGCCAAGCTGCCGACGATCGCGGCGTACGCGTACAAGAAGTCCGTCGGACACCCGGTGGTCTACCCGCGCAACGACCTCGGGTACGTCGAGAACTTCCTGCGCATGACCTTCTCGGTGCCGGCCGCCGAGTACGAGCTGGACCCGGTGGTGGTCAGCGCGCTCGACAAGCTGCTGATCCTGCACGCCGACCACGAGCAGAACTGTTCGACCTCCACCGTGCGGCTGGTCGGCTCCTCGCAGGCCAACCTGTTCGCCTCCATCTCGGCGGGCATCAGCGCGCTGTGGGGGCCCCTGCACGGCGGCGCCAACCAGAGCGTGCTGGAGATGCTGGAGGGCATCCAGGCCACGGGCGGCGACGTCGACACCTTCATCCGCAAGGTGAAGAACAAGGAAGACGGCGTGAAGCTCATGGGCTTCGGGCACCGCGTCTACAAGAACTTCGACCCCCGGGCGAAGATCATCAAGGCGGCGGCGCACGACGTCCTCTCCGCGCTGGGTAAGTCCGACGAGCTGCTGGACATCGCCCTGAAGCTGGAGGAGCACGCGCTCGCCGACGACTACTTCGTCGAGCGCAAGCTGTACCCGAACGTCGACTTCTACACCGGCCTGATCTACCGCGCGATGGGCTTCCCGACCGAGATGTTCACGGTGCTCTTCGCGCTCGGGCGGCTGCCGGGCTGGGTCGCCCAGTGGCACGAGATGATCAAGGAACCGGGCTCCCGCATCGGCCGCCCCCGGCAGATCTACACCGGTGAGGTGGTGCGGGACTTCGTCCCGGTCGAGGAGCGCTGA